CTTCTCCCGCTTATAGCTTTCCTCGAGAGCGTAGTCCACTCCGTCGAGAGCGTCGTCGTCCGCGAGGAATTCGAGGTGATGCCGGAGCTCATGCGTGATCGTCTCCCAGAGCTCCTCGCGCCAGGGGAAGTCCGGATCGCCTTTCGCGATCTTTCGGAAGGAACCGTAATAGAGGGCGAGGATCGAGCGAGTCGTTTCCGGTCCACCGTAATCCGACGGGTAGGGTTCGGTGAAGCACATCCCCATCGTGTAGTAGTCGTCGTGGTCCGGGTGCGCCTCCGCGGCGCGCTTCACGACGATTCCGTCAATCCCCTCTTTGTACTCGGCGGGGATCTCATCCCACATCCGATGGGCCTCGGCCTCGAATTCTTCGAAGGTCACACCCGCGTCCGCCTTGCCAGTGCTCCGTTGAAGGCGATCAGGACCACGAGGACGATCCCCCACTGCACGAGAACGGTTCCGATGTTTTCGACGGCGAAGGGATTCCAGTTGCCGGCGAAGTCCGCACCGCGCACCTGCCAGAGCCACCAGACGATGAGCACGATCGCCTGCACGGCCACGAGCCGGATAGCCCAATCCCACCAGGCTCCGATGTGGACGTCGGAGTTCTCCGTGTTGATGAACTTCGCGCGCCACTCGGTCACGCCGTAACGAAGTACGGCGACGGCGAAGAAGAATCCGGAAAGCATGAGGCCCACGCCCCACACGAAGTCCTGGTTTCCGAAGAATCCATTCGAGAGAGCGGAAGGAATCCCGAGGAGGACGCCCGCAATCCCCACGATCGCGATCGCTCTCCGCCGCTCGATCCCGAGATCTACGAGAACACGGGAGGCCAACTCGATCATCGCGATGAGCGAGGTCCAGGCTGCGAAAACGAGGGCGAGGAAAAAGAGGGCGAGGAAAAATCGCCCGAAAGGAATCGTCGCGAAGAGCTGCGGGACCCAGATGAAGGTGAGCCCGGTGTTCCCCGCCCCCACGATCTCGTCGGCGGCACCCGGCATCGCGGAGAAGACGGTGCAGAGGACCATGATCCCCGCGAGGAGCGAGACCGCGTTGTTCCCGAATCCGATGACGAAGGCGTTCAGCGCCGTGTCCTCGCGGCTCCGCATGTAAATCGCGTAACAGAGGACGAGTCCCCATCCGGCGCCCGTGTCCCAGGCATTCTGCGTGAGCGCCTGGAGCCAGATATCGGGTGTCGCCAGGCGGGACCAGTCGGGCGTGAAGAGGAAGGCCAGCCCCGCGGACGCCCCTGGAAGGGTGATCGCTCGGATGGCAAGGACGACCAGGAGGATCAGGAGAGAGGGGATCAGGATGCGCGCGGCCTTCTCGATCCCGCGAACCCCTTTCGAGACGACGAAGACACCGATCCCCATCGCGATCGCGTGTGTGACGAGCGCTGCGGGACTCCCCGCGTACGTCTCCCAGAGCGCGCCGGGGGGGTCGGAGGGAACCTCGCCGAACACCGCAGCTGCGAGAAATCGGAGCGTCCATCCCATCACGACCGAGTAGTAGAACATGATCGCGGTCGCGGTCCAGGCAATCCACGCGCCCATCCATCCGAACTTCGGACCGAGCGTCTTCACGAAGGCCCCGATCGGGCCCGAACGGGTCCCCTTCCCAAGGCCGAACTCGAGAATGAGGAGGGGAACGGACCAGAGGAGGAGGAAGACGATCCACGCCACGAGGAACGATCCCCCGCCCTGGGTTGCCGCGATGCGGGGGAAACGCCAGACATTCCCCGTTCCGACCGCCATCCCCATCATGGCGAGAAGCATTCCCCACCGGGTCGTGAAGACGGACGAGGGGGATCGCGCACCCGACGCGCCACCGGATCCCGACCCCGCCCCGCTGAGGCCGCCTCCGACCCCTCCGCCCACTCCCCCGGCGCTCACGGTCCTATGCCCTCTGCCGGTCGCGGCTCGCCGGAGGTCGAGGGCGGCGGCATCCGGGGAAGCCCGCCGGGGTGCCCTGCGCTCCGCCGCCCCGGCCCCTCACCCGCTCAGCCTCTCCGTGATCCACTCGCGGACCTTCGAGCCATCCACGCGCACCTGCTCGAGCGAATCCCGGTCGCGAATCGTAACCGACCCATCCGCGCTCGTTTGTCCGTCCACGGTCACGCACCAGGGGGTCCCCGCCTCGTCCTGGCGGCGGTAGCGGCGCCCGATAGAACCCGACTCGTCGTAGAAGGCGGGGATCGCCGCGGCGCGGAGCTCCTTCACGATTCCATGCGCGATTTCGGGGAGCCCGTCCTTTTTCACTAGGGGAAAGACGGCCGCTTTCACCGGGGCCATGCGAGGGGAGAATCCGAGTACGACGCGCGTCTCCCCTTCCACCTCATCCTCGCGGTACGCGTCGCAGAGGAGCATGAGGACCGTCCGATCCACCCCCACTGCGGTTTCGACGACGTAGGGAACGAATCGCTTTCCCTCACCCGAATCGATGTATTCCAATCGCTTCCCCGAATACTGCTCGTGGCGGCCCAGGTCGAAGTCGGTGCGGTTGTGCACCCCTTCCAGCTCCTTCCAACCGAAGGGAAACTGATACTGGATGTCCACCGCTTTTTTCGCGTAGTGTGCGAGCTCGTCGGGGCCGTGTTCATGCAGGCGCAGATTCTCCGGCTTCACGCCGAGGGACTTGTGCCAGTCCTGCCGCTCCACGAGCCACTTCTCGAACCACTCCTCGTCAGTGCCGGGCTCGACGAAGAACTGCATTTCCGCCTGCTCGAACTCGCGCGTCCGGAAGATGAAGTTCCCCGGAGTGATCTCGTTCCGAAACGCCTTTCCAATTTGCGCGATCCCGAAGGGGACCTTCTGGCGCGCCGCCGTCTGGACATTCAGGAAGTTCACGTAGGAGCCCTGCGCCGTCTCGGGCCGGAGATAAACCACGGAGGAATCCGACTCCACCGGTCCCATGAAGGTCTTGAACATCAGGTTGAAGAGGCGCGCCTCGCTGAGCTGGCACTGTGCGTCTTTCCCCGGGCCGACCGAAGGCTTGTTCCCACACTCACTCGACTCCAGCTGGTCCTCGCGAAACCGTTTCTTGCAGACCTTGCACTCCACGAGAGGGTCGGTAAACCCTTCGACATGGCCGGAGGCCTCCCAGACCCTGGGGTGCATGAGGATCGCGGCGTCGAGGCCTTCGACGTCCTCGCGCTGGAGGACCATTCGGCTCCACCAGGCCTCTTTCACGTTGCGCTTGAGCTCGATCCCGAGCGGGCCGTAGTCCCACACGGAGCCCGTTCCGCCATAGATTTCAGAAGATTGGAAGACGAACCCGCGGCGCTTGGCG
This portion of the Gemmatimonadota bacterium genome encodes:
- a CDS encoding sodium-dependent transporter, which gives rise to MSAGGVGGGVGGGLSGAGSGSGGASGARSPSSVFTTRWGMLLAMMGMAVGTGNVWRFPRIAATQGGGSFLVAWIVFLLLWSVPLLILEFGLGKGTRSGPIGAFVKTLGPKFGWMGAWIAWTATAIMFYYSVVMGWTLRFLAAAVFGEVPSDPPGALWETYAGSPAALVTHAIAMGIGVFVVSKGVRGIEKAARILIPSLLILLVVLAIRAITLPGASAGLAFLFTPDWSRLATPDIWLQALTQNAWDTGAGWGLVLCYAIYMRSREDTALNAFVIGFGNNAVSLLAGIMVLCTVFSAMPGAADEIVGAGNTGLTFIWVPQLFATIPFGRFFLALFFLALVFAAWTSLIAMIELASRVLVDLGIERRRAIAIVGIAGVLLGIPSALSNGFFGNQDFVWGVGLMLSGFFFAVAVLRYGVTEWRAKFINTENSDVHIGAWWDWAIRLVAVQAIVLIVWWLWQVRGADFAGNWNPFAVENIGTVLVQWGIVLVVLIAFNGALARRTRV
- a CDS encoding glycine--tRNA ligase, translated to MADLDVMEKLVSLAKRRGFVFQSSEIYGGTGSVWDYGPLGIELKRNVKEAWWSRMVLQREDVEGLDAAILMHPRVWEASGHVEGFTDPLVECKVCKKRFREDQLESSECGNKPSVGPGKDAQCQLSEARLFNLMFKTFMGPVESDSSVVYLRPETAQGSYVNFLNVQTAARQKVPFGIAQIGKAFRNEITPGNFIFRTREFEQAEMQFFVEPGTDEEWFEKWLVERQDWHKSLGVKPENLRLHEHGPDELAHYAKKAVDIQYQFPFGWKELEGVHNRTDFDLGRHEQYSGKRLEYIDSGEGKRFVPYVVETAVGVDRTVLMLLCDAYREDEVEGETRVVLGFSPRMAPVKAAVFPLVKKDGLPEIAHGIVKELRAAAIPAFYDESGSIGRRYRRQDEAGTPWCVTVDGQTSADGSVTIRDRDSLEQVRVDGSKVREWITERLSG